From a single Marinobacter sp. THAF197a genomic region:
- a CDS encoding substrate-binding domain-containing protein, whose protein sequence is MMKLKAALASVALAGSIAAVSTPAMARDTVNIVGSSTVYPFATVVAERFGRNTDFPTPKLESTGSGGGLKLFCAGVGTQHPDITNASRRMKTSEFQDCQNNGVKDITEVRIGSDGIVIAAGNDAPELNLSLQQLFLALAKDVPNPNGGENLVPNPYKKWSDISSGLPNIAISVMGPPPTSGTRDAFVEIAMEGGCKKYDWIKSKSKGDMRAICHNIREDGAFIEAGENDNLIVQRLLRDNGIYGVFGFSFYEENRNQLQVANVDGVAPSQDTIGDDSYPVARSMYFYVKKAHVGVVPGIQEYVNEFTSEGAWGDNGYLVDVGLIPNPRNVRMQAAKDAKALKTMTGNEL, encoded by the coding sequence GTGATGAAACTGAAAGCAGCTCTTGCCTCTGTTGCCCTGGCTGGCAGCATTGCGGCGGTATCTACCCCGGCCATGGCCCGTGATACCGTAAACATCGTGGGTTCTTCCACGGTTTACCCGTTCGCCACTGTGGTTGCCGAGCGTTTTGGTCGTAACACCGACTTCCCGACCCCGAAACTGGAATCTACCGGTTCCGGCGGTGGTCTGAAGCTGTTCTGCGCCGGTGTTGGCACCCAGCACCCGGACATCACCAATGCTTCACGTCGCATGAAGACCAGTGAGTTCCAGGACTGCCAGAATAACGGCGTGAAGGATATCACTGAGGTGCGTATTGGTAGCGACGGTATTGTAATTGCCGCTGGCAACGATGCGCCGGAACTGAACCTGTCTCTGCAGCAGCTGTTCCTGGCTCTGGCCAAGGACGTTCCGAATCCGAACGGTGGCGAGAACCTGGTGCCGAACCCATACAAGAAGTGGAGCGATATCAGCTCTGGCCTGCCCAACATCGCCATCAGTGTTATGGGCCCGCCTCCTACTTCCGGTACCCGTGATGCCTTCGTGGAAATCGCAATGGAAGGTGGCTGTAAGAAGTACGACTGGATCAAGTCCAAGAGCAAGGGCGACATGCGCGCCATCTGCCACAACATCCGTGAAGACGGTGCCTTCATCGAAGCCGGTGAGAACGATAACCTGATCGTTCAGCGCCTGCTGCGTGACAACGGCATCTACGGTGTGTTCGGCTTCAGCTTCTACGAAGAAAACCGTAACCAGCTGCAGGTTGCCAATGTTGATGGCGTAGCTCCTTCCCAGGACACCATCGGTGATGACAGCTACCCGGTTGCCCGTTCAATGTACTTCTACGTGAAGAAAGCCCACGTGGGTGTGGTTCCGGGTATCCAGGAATACGTCAACGAATTCACCAGCGAAGGCGCCTGGGGTGACAACGGCTATCTGGTAGACGTAGGCCTGATCCCGAACCCGCGTAATGTGCGCATGCAGGCGGCCAAGGATGCCAAGGCCCTGAAAACCATGACCGGTAACGAGCTGTAA
- a CDS encoding acyl-CoA thioesterase produces MTAYDDDKPKPRGELTLQVVPLPSDTNPNGDVFAGWLVKQMDIAAATMAGRISQGRNATVAMDRMEFLSPLRVGSQVGCYCELVDIGRSSMKINVEVWTLDRASKTPRKVTEGLFVYVAIDEHGRIREVPDQAR; encoded by the coding sequence ATGACTGCATACGATGACGACAAACCCAAACCCCGCGGGGAACTCACCCTGCAAGTGGTGCCCCTGCCCTCAGACACCAACCCCAACGGCGATGTGTTCGCCGGGTGGCTGGTGAAACAGATGGACATAGCCGCCGCCACCATGGCCGGGCGTATTTCCCAGGGCCGCAATGCCACCGTGGCTATGGACCGGATGGAATTTCTCTCACCTTTGCGGGTGGGTTCCCAGGTGGGCTGTTATTGCGAGCTGGTGGATATTGGCCGCAGCTCGATGAAAATCAATGTGGAGGTGTGGACCCTCGATCGCGCCTCGAAAACCCCGCGCAAGGTCACAGAAGGCCTGTTCGTGTACGTCGCGATCGATGAGCACGGCCGGATTCGGGAAGTACCAGACCAGGCTCGCTAA
- a CDS encoding dihydroorotate dehydrogenase-like protein translates to MTDLTTRWLGLELKSPLVLGASPLTDELDTLKACVRAGAGAVVMHSLFEEQLVAEQMAAHKFIDSRINMDAEARSFFPESEIFEMGSGSYLQRLQQLKAELGVPVIASLNGISPGGWTQHATELEQAGADAIELNLYDLATDAGDTADTLEQRQLVVIRSVVEQVSVPVSVKLSPFYSALPAFVAGVEAAGARGLVLFNRFYQPDIDLEQLALSREVVLSTSAELPLRLHAMARLYNRTGMDMAASGGVHTGDDAAKAILSGATVVQLVSTVLQHGPAAFERLAGELTTRLASIGYQSLEEARGALSMDNAPDAGTWERLNYARLLHGWESSR, encoded by the coding sequence ATGACTGACCTGACAACCCGCTGGCTGGGCCTGGAGCTGAAGTCGCCCCTGGTGCTGGGCGCGAGCCCGCTGACCGATGAGCTGGATACCCTTAAGGCCTGCGTGCGGGCCGGAGCCGGGGCGGTGGTGATGCACTCGCTGTTTGAAGAGCAGCTGGTGGCCGAGCAGATGGCCGCGCACAAGTTTATCGATTCCCGTATCAACATGGATGCTGAAGCCCGCTCGTTTTTCCCGGAATCCGAGATCTTCGAGATGGGCTCCGGCAGTTACCTGCAACGATTGCAGCAGCTGAAAGCGGAGCTGGGCGTGCCGGTGATTGCCTCCCTCAACGGCATTTCCCCCGGTGGCTGGACCCAGCATGCCACGGAACTTGAGCAGGCCGGCGCTGATGCCATCGAGCTTAACCTTTACGACCTGGCCACTGATGCGGGTGATACCGCCGATACTCTGGAACAGCGCCAGCTGGTGGTGATTCGCTCTGTCGTGGAACAGGTGTCGGTGCCGGTCAGCGTTAAACTCTCGCCTTTCTACTCGGCATTGCCGGCGTTTGTGGCGGGCGTTGAAGCGGCGGGGGCCAGGGGCCTGGTGCTGTTCAACCGGTTCTATCAACCGGATATCGATCTGGAGCAGCTGGCGTTGAGCCGGGAGGTGGTTCTTTCAACCAGTGCTGAGCTGCCATTGCGACTGCACGCCATGGCCAGGCTGTATAACCGCACCGGCATGGACATGGCAGCGTCTGGCGGCGTGCATACCGGTGACGATGCCGCCAAGGCCATACTCTCCGGTGCCACGGTGGTGCAGCTGGTATCGACGGTGCTTCAACACGGCCCCGCGGCTTTCGAACGGCTGGCCGGTGAACTGACCACGCGGCTGGCCAGTATAGGCTATCAATCCCTGGAGGAGGCCAGAGGCGCTTTGTCTATGGATAACGCGCCGGATGCCGGCACCTGGGAGCGACTGAACTATGCCCGGTTATTGCACGGATGGGAGTCGTCCCGGTAG
- the nifJ gene encoding pyruvate:ferredoxin (flavodoxin) oxidoreductase codes for MEFRTLDGNEAVASVAYRLSETIAIYPITPASVMGEHADDWAALGKPNVWGQVPGVVEMQSEAGAAGAMHGALQAGSLVTTFTASQGLLLMLPNLYKIAGELTPFCMHVAARSLATHALSIFCDHSDVMSARGTGFALLASGSVQEAQDMAAIGHAVTLESRVPVMHFFDGFRTSHEIAKIVPLSDDELKGLVPYQGIEAHRNRRMTPDHPVLRGTSQNPDAFFQSREAANRFYQAFPEHLEAVMSRFADITGRQYRLFDYVGHPQAERVIILMGSGAECAHETVEWLLAKGEKVGVLKVRLFRPFATERFLEALPDTVKQLAVLDRTKEPGAQGEPLLLEVSGAMMEAFSRGDRPHLPRVIGGRYGLSSREFTPAMVCAVFEQLQEPAPKTRFTVGVRDDVTHLSLDVDSELDIESPDTRRALFFGLGADGTVSSNKASIKILGEGTDLFAQGHFVYDSKKSGATTVSHLRFGPHPIRSSYQIHQAQFVAVHAPQFLEKFDVLEHAAPGATVLLNVPWPAEQSWEQLSVEAQRVLVERKARLFVIDAASVAEQAGLDRRINTVMQVCFFALADILPRDEAINHIKESISQTWGRRGPEVVRRNVEAVDSALDNLHEVPVPVAVTASRTRPPRVPENAPDFVQKVTRLLMDGQGDKLPVSAFPVDGTWPTGTSQYEKRSIAQEIPIWESDLCVQCNFCTMICPHTAIISKVFEPDSAKDAPESFSAVPETHTPELEGLDYRVQVAPEDCTGCGLCVEVCPAKDRTQPKRKAINMRPVEEHVEDEAHNLAFLRSLPDVPRDRIPRDFKSLPLLIPLFEYSGACAGCGETPYIRLLTQLLGDRLMIANATGCSSIYGGNLPTTPYTVNADGRGPTWNNSLFEDAAELGLGMRMGLSKLAGRARQLLEDMKAQLPVELYQALTGPCVTLDESAMAARREAVAQLRNWLVGQQGSEAQELGNLADELCPKSVWVIGGDGWAYDIGYGGLDHALASGQNIKLLVLDTEVYSNTGGQQSKATPMGAVAKFAAAGKETRKKDLGLLAMSYGHVYVAQIAMQSHSNQATKALQEAESFDGPALIIAHSPCIAHGYDLVHSPAQQKRAVDSWAWPLYRFDPRRIEEGLPPLQLDSVRQKVPMKAYMQEEARFRMLELRDPQRYEQLVAAASDAAKEQRELYMQLAGIHFEPHDAGNEKPARDGGNHD; via the coding sequence ATGGAGTTCCGCACCCTCGACGGCAATGAAGCCGTTGCCTCAGTGGCCTATCGGTTGAGTGAAACCATCGCCATCTACCCGATTACTCCGGCCTCTGTCATGGGGGAGCATGCCGACGACTGGGCGGCTCTGGGCAAACCCAACGTTTGGGGCCAGGTACCGGGTGTGGTGGAAATGCAGTCCGAAGCCGGCGCGGCCGGCGCCATGCACGGCGCTTTGCAGGCGGGCTCACTGGTGACTACGTTCACTGCCTCCCAGGGCCTGCTGCTGATGCTGCCCAACCTGTACAAGATTGCCGGCGAGCTGACGCCGTTTTGCATGCACGTGGCCGCCCGCAGCCTGGCCACCCACGCCTTGTCGATCTTTTGTGACCACTCCGATGTCATGAGTGCCCGGGGCACCGGCTTCGCCCTGCTGGCCTCTGGCTCAGTGCAGGAAGCCCAGGACATGGCCGCGATTGGTCACGCAGTCACGCTGGAAAGCCGGGTACCGGTGATGCACTTTTTCGACGGCTTTCGTACCTCCCATGAAATCGCCAAGATTGTTCCGCTCAGCGATGATGAACTGAAAGGATTGGTGCCTTATCAGGGCATCGAGGCACATCGTAACCGCCGGATGACGCCAGACCACCCGGTGCTGCGGGGCACCTCACAGAATCCCGACGCCTTTTTTCAGTCCCGGGAAGCGGCCAACCGGTTTTATCAAGCCTTCCCGGAGCATCTGGAGGCGGTGATGTCCCGCTTTGCCGACATCACCGGCCGGCAGTACAGGTTGTTTGACTATGTCGGGCACCCGCAGGCCGAGCGGGTCATCATCCTGATGGGATCTGGCGCCGAGTGTGCCCATGAAACCGTCGAATGGTTGCTGGCAAAGGGCGAGAAAGTGGGCGTGCTCAAGGTGCGCCTGTTCCGGCCCTTCGCCACCGAGCGCTTCCTCGAGGCGTTACCAGATACCGTGAAGCAGTTGGCGGTACTGGACAGAACCAAGGAGCCCGGCGCCCAGGGCGAGCCACTGCTGCTGGAAGTCAGCGGCGCCATGATGGAAGCATTCAGCCGGGGTGATCGGCCCCATCTGCCCCGTGTGATCGGCGGGCGTTATGGCTTGTCCTCCCGGGAGTTCACCCCGGCTATGGTCTGCGCGGTGTTTGAGCAACTGCAGGAGCCGGCACCAAAAACCCGCTTTACCGTCGGGGTGCGGGATGATGTTACCCACCTGTCCCTCGACGTGGACAGCGAGCTGGATATTGAATCCCCAGACACCCGGCGGGCGCTGTTTTTTGGCCTCGGTGCCGATGGCACCGTCAGCAGCAACAAGGCCAGTATCAAGATTCTGGGCGAGGGCACCGACCTGTTCGCCCAGGGGCACTTTGTTTACGATTCCAAGAAATCCGGTGCCACCACCGTCTCCCACCTGCGCTTCGGGCCGCATCCCATTCGTTCCAGTTACCAGATTCATCAGGCCCAGTTTGTCGCGGTGCACGCGCCGCAGTTTCTGGAGAAGTTCGATGTGCTGGAACACGCTGCGCCCGGGGCGACGGTGCTCTTGAATGTGCCCTGGCCAGCGGAGCAGAGCTGGGAACAATTGTCGGTGGAAGCTCAACGGGTGCTGGTGGAGCGCAAAGCCAGATTGTTCGTGATCGACGCCGCCAGCGTAGCCGAACAGGCCGGGCTGGACCGGCGAATCAACACGGTGATGCAGGTGTGCTTCTTTGCCCTGGCCGATATCCTGCCCCGTGACGAGGCCATAAACCATATCAAGGAATCCATTAGCCAGACCTGGGGCCGGCGCGGGCCGGAGGTGGTGCGGCGTAATGTGGAAGCAGTGGATTCCGCCCTGGACAACCTCCACGAAGTGCCGGTGCCCGTTGCCGTAACGGCTTCCCGGACCCGGCCCCCGAGAGTGCCGGAAAATGCCCCGGACTTTGTCCAGAAAGTTACCCGGCTGCTGATGGATGGCCAGGGCGATAAACTGCCGGTCAGCGCCTTCCCGGTGGATGGCACCTGGCCCACTGGCACCAGCCAGTATGAAAAACGCAGCATTGCCCAGGAGATCCCGATCTGGGAATCGGACCTGTGTGTGCAGTGTAATTTCTGCACCATGATCTGCCCCCACACGGCGATCATCAGCAAAGTGTTTGAGCCGGACAGCGCGAAAGATGCCCCCGAAAGCTTCAGCGCGGTACCGGAAACCCACACCCCCGAGCTGGAAGGGCTGGACTACCGGGTTCAGGTAGCCCCGGAGGATTGCACCGGCTGCGGCTTGTGTGTGGAAGTCTGCCCGGCCAAAGACCGCACCCAGCCCAAGCGCAAGGCCATCAACATGCGCCCCGTTGAGGAGCATGTGGAAGATGAGGCCCATAATCTGGCATTCCTGCGCAGCCTGCCGGACGTACCTCGGGACCGAATTCCCCGGGACTTCAAATCCCTACCGTTACTGATTCCCCTGTTCGAGTATTCGGGGGCCTGTGCCGGCTGCGGTGAAACCCCTTACATCCGATTGCTCACCCAGTTGCTGGGCGACCGGCTGATGATTGCCAACGCCACCGGCTGCTCCTCGATCTACGGCGGCAACCTGCCCACCACGCCTTACACGGTGAATGCCGATGGCCGGGGACCTACCTGGAACAACTCGTTGTTCGAGGATGCCGCGGAGCTGGGCCTGGGTATGCGCATGGGGCTGAGCAAACTGGCTGGCCGGGCCCGGCAATTGCTGGAAGACATGAAAGCGCAGCTCCCTGTTGAACTCTACCAGGCCCTGACCGGCCCCTGTGTCACTCTCGACGAGAGCGCCATGGCGGCCCGGCGCGAAGCCGTCGCGCAACTGCGTAACTGGCTTGTAGGCCAACAAGGCTCCGAAGCGCAGGAGCTGGGTAACCTGGCGGATGAGCTTTGTCCCAAGAGCGTCTGGGTGATTGGTGGCGACGGCTGGGCCTACGACATTGGCTACGGCGGGCTGGACCATGCCCTGGCTTCCGGCCAGAACATCAAGTTGCTGGTGCTGGATACGGAAGTCTATTCCAACACCGGTGGCCAGCAATCCAAGGCCACGCCCATGGGCGCTGTGGCCAAGTTCGCCGCCGCCGGCAAGGAAACCCGCAAGAAAGACCTGGGCCTGCTGGCCATGAGTTATGGCCACGTGTACGTGGCCCAGATTGCCATGCAGTCCCACAGCAACCAGGCCACCAAGGCACTGCAGGAAGCCGAAAGCTTTGACGGCCCGGCGCTGATCATTGCCCACAGCCCCTGCATTGCCCACGGCTACGACCTGGTGCACTCTCCGGCCCAGCAGAAGCGGGCGGTGGACAGCTGGGCCTGGCCACTGTACCGGTTTGATCCAAGGCGGATCGAGGAAGGCCTGCCGCCATTGCAACTGGATTCCGTGCGCCAGAAAGTACCGATGAAAGCCTACATGCAGGAGGAGGCCCGGTTCCGGATGCTGGAATTGCGGGACCCACAGCGCTACGAACAGCTGGTCGCTGCCGCCAGTGATGCCGCGAAAGAACAACGGGAGCTGTATATGCAGCTGGCGGGTATTCATTTTGAACCCCATGATGCCGGGAATGAGAAGCCCGCCAGGGATGGAGGCAACCATGACTGA
- a CDS encoding tRNA-queuosine alpha-mannosyltransferase domain-containing protein gives MNPRILLLSAYDAASHRRWRNQLVAMCPDYHWQTLTLPPRFFQWRIRGNPVSWLAEPCLSQPWDLIIATSMVDLATLRGLHPQLVTTPCLLYMHENQFAFPVSEQQQGRLEPQMVNLYSALAADAVAFNSAWNRDSFLRGVDALLDKMPDAVPPGVVQALTEKSRVLPVPIEDRLFVDQGRALNWRCPHLLWNHRWEYDKGPDRLLAFLQALAGRSMPFRLSVVGEGFRRYPEAFDRIHQQFAGYIEHWGFMDSRDEYDRLLREADVVLSTALHDFQGLAVLEAMASGCVALVPDRLAYREYVPEPCRYRSDESSPEAEARAAVSCLEQIMMDKPASASPDAWRASRLAGRYRALLGDLIAGR, from the coding sequence ATGAACCCGCGAATTCTTCTGTTATCCGCCTATGACGCCGCCAGCCACCGGCGCTGGCGGAACCAGCTGGTGGCGATGTGTCCCGACTATCACTGGCAGACCCTGACGCTTCCTCCCCGGTTCTTCCAGTGGCGCATTCGCGGTAACCCGGTAAGCTGGCTGGCCGAGCCATGCCTGTCACAACCCTGGGACCTGATAATCGCCACGTCCATGGTGGATCTGGCCACCCTGCGGGGCCTGCATCCCCAGCTGGTAACCACTCCGTGCCTGCTCTACATGCATGAAAACCAGTTTGCCTTCCCGGTGAGCGAACAGCAGCAGGGTCGGCTGGAGCCGCAGATGGTGAATCTATACAGCGCGCTGGCGGCAGACGCGGTGGCGTTCAACAGCGCCTGGAACCGGGACAGTTTCTTGCGGGGCGTTGACGCCTTACTGGACAAAATGCCCGATGCGGTGCCGCCGGGGGTGGTGCAGGCATTAACAGAGAAATCCCGGGTGCTGCCTGTGCCGATTGAAGACCGCCTGTTTGTCGACCAGGGGCGCGCGTTGAACTGGCGGTGCCCACATCTGCTCTGGAACCATCGATGGGAATACGATAAGGGGCCAGATCGCTTGCTGGCGTTTTTACAAGCGCTGGCGGGCCGGTCCATGCCCTTTCGTTTGAGTGTGGTGGGGGAGGGCTTCCGCCGTTATCCGGAGGCATTTGACCGGATCCACCAGCAATTTGCCGGTTACATCGAGCACTGGGGTTTTATGGACAGTCGCGATGAGTACGACCGGTTGCTGCGCGAGGCAGACGTTGTTTTGTCCACAGCCTTGCACGACTTCCAGGGCCTGGCGGTGCTGGAAGCTATGGCGTCGGGCTGTGTGGCCCTGGTGCCGGACCGGCTGGCGTACCGGGAATATGTGCCCGAGCCTTGTCGTTACCGGAGTGATGAATCGAGCCCGGAAGCGGAAGCCAGGGCTGCCGTTAGCTGCCTGGAACAGATCATGATGGATAAACCCGCTTCTGCTTCCCCTGATGCCTGGCGGGCGTCTCGGTTGGCGGGGCGTTACCGGGCGCTGCTGGGTGACCTGATAGCTGGCCGTTAG
- a CDS encoding MFS transporter: protein MIGLLQRYPLPVIVLAQLFGTSLWFSINGVWLSLAGELGLAESDLGRLTLSVQAGFIVGTLTLAVTGLADRFGASRIFLVSSVLGALANAGFVLVAGVFPVDSLLRFATGLCLAGIYPLGMKLVIAWTPKHAGAALAWLVGMLTLGTALPHLMRGATLGLPWEWPLLAASVLALAGGLLVFLLGDGPHLPKANGGLPISQGLAALRIPRFRAVAGGYFGHMWELYAFWTLVPLLIARELNRLGQGEALVPWLSFAVIGIGAAGCIGGGRLSRTRGSEWVARRALMVSGALCLLYPWLNGLSPTLLIALLMIWGIAVVADSPQFSALAAATAPKETVGSSLAVMNAVGFGLTLPAIWITSGLWSPWGVWVALLLLPGPVFGLLSLGRGKAPA, encoded by the coding sequence ATGATCGGCCTACTGCAACGTTATCCACTGCCAGTGATTGTGCTGGCACAACTGTTTGGCACGTCCCTCTGGTTCAGCATCAACGGGGTGTGGTTGTCACTGGCTGGTGAGCTGGGGCTGGCGGAATCGGATCTGGGCCGGCTTACCCTCTCGGTTCAGGCCGGTTTTATTGTCGGTACGCTGACCCTGGCGGTAACCGGGCTGGCCGACCGTTTTGGCGCCAGTCGTATTTTTCTGGTTTCCAGTGTGCTGGGCGCCCTGGCCAATGCCGGTTTTGTACTGGTTGCGGGGGTGTTTCCGGTGGACAGCCTGTTGCGATTCGCCACTGGTCTGTGCCTGGCTGGTATCTACCCCCTGGGCATGAAGCTGGTCATTGCCTGGACGCCCAAGCACGCAGGCGCCGCTTTGGCGTGGCTGGTGGGCATGCTCACGCTGGGGACTGCACTGCCTCATCTGATGCGGGGTGCTACGCTGGGCCTACCGTGGGAATGGCCGTTGCTGGCGGCGTCGGTTCTGGCGCTGGCCGGCGGTTTGCTGGTGTTCCTGCTCGGCGATGGACCGCACCTGCCCAAAGCCAATGGCGGGTTGCCGATTAGCCAAGGGCTGGCCGCCCTGCGAATTCCCCGGTTCCGGGCGGTCGCCGGCGGTTACTTTGGCCACATGTGGGAGCTCTATGCGTTCTGGACTCTGGTGCCGTTACTGATTGCCCGGGAGTTAAACCGCCTGGGGCAGGGTGAGGCGCTGGTGCCCTGGCTATCGTTCGCGGTCATCGGTATCGGCGCGGCCGGCTGTATCGGCGGTGGCCGGCTCAGTCGAACCCGGGGCAGTGAGTGGGTGGCGCGGCGGGCGCTGATGGTCTCCGGGGCGCTGTGCCTGCTGTACCCCTGGTTGAACGGCCTGTCGCCAACACTGCTGATCGCGTTACTGATGATCTGGGGCATTGCCGTGGTGGCGGATTCGCCCCAGTTCTCGGCTCTGGCGGCGGCTACCGCACCGAAAGAAACGGTTGGTTCCTCACTGGCGGTGATGAATGCCGTAGGGTTTGGTCTGACGCTGCCCGCTATCTGGATCACCAGCGGGCTCTGGAGCCCCTGGGGTGTGTGGGTGGCGTTACTGTTGCTGCCGGGCCCGGTGTTCGGATTGCTGTCGCTGGGCCGAGGCAAGGCGCCAGCCTGA
- a CDS encoding ABC transporter permease, giving the protein MEVIDLAWWKLGLAALLILALALTSHMARLGVSRSLLIATVRTVIQLALIGLVLEALFASSAFYWIALLALIMLLVAGREVVARQGRRLRGWWAFGIGTGAMFVSSFTVTVLALTVVIGPDPWYAPQYAIPLLGMMLGNTMTGVSLALDRLNDSVWRQRAVIENRLMLGQTWQQALEDIRREAMRSGMMPSINAMAAAGIVSLPGMMTGQILAGSPPAVAVKYQILVMLIITAGTGFGAVMAVGWGGRRLFDERERLRLDRLIEP; this is encoded by the coding sequence ATGGAAGTGATTGATCTGGCCTGGTGGAAGCTGGGGCTGGCGGCGCTGCTGATCCTGGCCTTGGCATTAACCAGTCATATGGCCCGGCTGGGTGTGTCCCGCAGTCTGTTGATTGCCACCGTTCGCACGGTCATCCAACTGGCCCTGATCGGGCTGGTGCTGGAAGCGCTCTTTGCCTCTTCGGCGTTCTACTGGATTGCCCTGCTGGCGTTGATCATGCTGTTGGTGGCGGGTCGGGAGGTGGTGGCGCGACAGGGCCGGCGCCTGCGTGGCTGGTGGGCGTTTGGCATCGGTACCGGAGCCATGTTTGTGTCGTCTTTTACCGTGACCGTACTCGCGCTGACCGTGGTGATTGGCCCCGACCCCTGGTATGCGCCCCAGTACGCCATTCCGCTGTTGGGGATGATGCTGGGCAACACCATGACCGGGGTTAGCCTGGCCCTGGATCGCCTTAATGACTCGGTATGGCGCCAACGGGCGGTGATCGAGAACCGGCTGATGTTGGGACAGACCTGGCAACAGGCACTGGAAGATATCCGCCGGGAAGCCATGCGCAGTGGCATGATGCCGTCCATCAACGCCATGGCCGCGGCCGGGATTGTCAGCCTGCCGGGCATGATGACCGGTCAGATTCTGGCGGGCAGCCCACCGGCGGTGGCGGTGAAATACCAGATTCTTGTAATGCTGATCATCACCGCCGGTACTGGTTTTGGGGCGGTGATGGCGGTGGGTTGGGGTGGTCGCCGGCTGTTCGATGAACGAGAGCGGTTGCGGCTGGATCGTTTGATAGAACCCTGA
- a CDS encoding ABC transporter ATP-binding protein, with the protein MTGLLLDQVGVGALTGVSLAVPAGRVVCLSGPSGSGKSRLLRAVADLEPHDGEISLNGTSQGAVPAHQWRRQVVMVPADSQWWFDEVSAHFPKGAGERLPAALGFPADVMGWSVSRLSSGERQRLALWRALALEPQTLLLDEPTANLDGDSTLNIENWLLDEIQRQQIATLWVAHDPAQIHRVADAHYRIRGTALEPEHGSD; encoded by the coding sequence TTGACAGGGTTGTTGCTGGATCAGGTCGGCGTTGGTGCCCTTACCGGCGTGTCACTGGCAGTACCCGCTGGCCGGGTAGTCTGTTTGTCCGGGCCATCCGGCAGCGGTAAAAGCCGGTTATTGCGGGCAGTGGCAGACCTGGAACCCCACGATGGAGAGATTTCCCTGAATGGCACCAGCCAGGGTGCGGTGCCGGCCCATCAATGGCGACGTCAGGTGGTGATGGTGCCGGCGGACAGCCAGTGGTGGTTTGACGAGGTAAGTGCCCACTTTCCCAAAGGGGCAGGTGAGCGTTTGCCTGCCGCTTTGGGGTTCCCTGCGGACGTGATGGGCTGGTCGGTCAGCCGGTTGTCATCCGGTGAGCGGCAGCGGCTGGCGCTTTGGCGGGCTTTGGCCCTGGAGCCACAGACGCTGTTGCTGGATGAGCCGACGGCTAATCTTGATGGCGACAGCACCCTCAACATCGAAAACTGGCTGCTGGACGAGATTCAACGCCAGCAGATTGCAACTTTATGGGTAGCCCACGACCCCGCCCAGATTCACCGCGTGGCGGATGCCCACTATCGGATTCGCGGAACGGCACTGGAGCCCGAACATGGAAGTGATTGA
- a CDS encoding SDR family oxidoreductase, producing MSEPQVVVITGANRGIGLELARHYAGQGCEVIGVCRQSSDELSEVAKQVIEGVDVTTDAGIEKLTSALVGKSISLLINNAGLLQDEQLGNIDFDSIRTQMEINAYAPLRVTEALVPQIREGGKIANITSRMGSIADNDSGGRYGYRASKAALNAFGKSLAVDLKPRGIAVAQLHPGYVKTRMVNFGGLITPEESAKGLAERIANLSLENTGSFWHSNGEELPW from the coding sequence ATGTCTGAACCCCAAGTGGTTGTGATTACCGGTGCCAACCGAGGCATTGGCCTGGAGCTCGCCCGGCATTATGCGGGGCAGGGCTGCGAAGTGATCGGGGTGTGCAGGCAGTCCTCGGATGAACTGTCAGAAGTGGCCAAGCAGGTTATTGAAGGGGTGGATGTCACCACCGATGCCGGTATTGAGAAACTCACGTCGGCGCTTGTGGGCAAGTCCATCAGCCTGCTGATCAATAACGCCGGGCTGTTGCAGGATGAGCAACTGGGTAACATCGATTTCGATTCCATCCGCACCCAGATGGAAATCAACGCCTACGCACCCCTGAGGGTCACCGAAGCCCTGGTGCCGCAAATTCGTGAAGGCGGCAAGATCGCCAACATCACCAGCCGCATGGGTTCCATTGCCGACAACGACTCCGGCGGCCGCTACGGCTATCGCGCCTCCAAGGCGGCCCTCAATGCCTTCGGTAAATCACTAGCCGTGGACCTCAAACCCAGGGGCATTGCGGTGGCTCAGTTGCACCCGGGTTATGTGAAGACCCGAATGGTGAATTTTGGTGGTTTGATCACTCCGGAAGAGTCCGCCAAAGGACTGGCCGAGCGGATTGCCAACCTGAGTCTGGAGAACACCGGTTCGTTCTGGCACAGCAACGGCGAGGAACTGCCCTGGTGA